Proteins co-encoded in one Columba livia isolate bColLiv1 breed racing homer chromosome 14, bColLiv1.pat.W.v2, whole genome shotgun sequence genomic window:
- the SLC35A4 gene encoding probable UDP-sugar transporter protein SLC35A4, giving the protein MVTLGNAAGPARRVLRRGLWGLMLLLSVAIYGSHAPLLTLCKVDGTIPFSSASVVVLVELTKLLLSLLFLLTCNRDLLRVAVSWRHIIPFALSALLYAANNNLVVHMQLFMDPSTYQVLSNLKIVSTALLYSLFLRQRLGARRWLALLLLLAAGLSYSCGGLRDPGSTSEMQLHVTLLGLVLLAVYCLISGLSAVYTEAILKSQALPLSLQNLFLYFFGVLLNLMGYLWSSAEGGFWEGFSSWVLVIVLSQALNGLIMSVVMKHSSNITRLFVISCSILVNALLSVTLFNLQLTLLFFVAVSCIGLAVHLYYGVT; this is encoded by the coding sequence ATGGTGACACTTGGTAACGCCGCTGGCCCCGCACGGCGGGTGCTCcgcagggggctctgggggctGATGCTGCTCCTGTCTGTAGCCATATACGGCTCTCACGCTCCCCTCCTCACCCTCTGCAAGGTGGATGGGACGATCCCCTTCAGCTCCGCGTCCGTCGTGGTTCTTGTCGAGCTGACAAAACTGCtgctctccctcctcttcctgctGACCTGCAACCGGGACCTGCTGCGTGTGGCTGTGTCGTGGCGCCACATCATCCCCTTcgccctctctgctctgctctatGCTGCCAACAACAACCTGGTGGTCCACATGCAGCTCTTCATGGATCCCAGCACCTACCAGGTGCTGAGCAACCTGAAGATCGTCAGCACTGCGCTCCTCTACAGCCTGTTCCTGCGGCAGAGGCTGGGAGCACGCCGCTGgctggcgctgctgctgctgctggctgcggGGCTGAGCTACAGCTGCGGCGGCCTGCGGGACCCCGGCAGCACCTCCGAGATGCAGCTGCACGTCACGCTGCTGGGCTTGGTGCTGCTGGCAGTTTACTGCCTCATATCGGGCTTGTCCGCCGTCTACACGGAAGCCATCCTGAAGAGCCAGGCGCTGCCGCTCAGCCTTCAGAACCTCTTCCTTTACTTCTTTGGGGTCCTGCTCAACTTGATGGGCTACTTGTGGAGCAGCGCGGAGGGTGGGTTCTGGGAGGGCTTCTCCTCCTGGGTGCTGGTGATTGTGCTCAGCCAGGCCTTGAACGGCTTGATCATGTCCGTGGTCATGAAGCACAGCAGTAACATCACCAGGCTCTTCGTCATCTCCTGCTCCATCCTGGTCAATGCCCTCCTGTCCGTCACCCTCTTCAACCTGCAGCTCACCCTCCTCTTCTTCGTTGCCGTCTCATGCATCGGCCTCGCTGTTCACTTGTACTATGGGGTGACGTAG
- the LOC110359571 gene encoding uncharacterized LOC131768270 homolog, with translation MADDKDPLPKLKDLAFLKDQLESLQRRVEGEVQAGVGQDGSLLASPFLKGFLAGYLVAKLRFSAVLGFVVGTCTGIYAAQNYAVPNIEKTVRDYVSSLKKGRD, from the exons ATGGCGGACGATAAG GACCCGCTGCCCAAGCTGAAGGACCTCGCGTTCCTGAAGGACCAGCTGGAGAGCCTGCAGCGCCGCGTGGAGGGCGAGGTGCAGGCGGGCGTGGGGCAG GACGGCTCCCTGCTCGCCTCCCCCTTCCTCAAGGGCTTCCTGGCCGGGTACCTCGTGGCCAAACTTCGCTTCTCTGCTGTCCTGGGCTTTGTGGTTGGCACCTGCACGGGGATCTACGCTGCTCAGAACTACGCTGTGCCCAACATTGAAAAGACAGTCCGGGACTATGTCAGCTCGCTGAAAAAAGGCCGGGACTAG